The Populus alba chromosome 6, ASM523922v2, whole genome shotgun sequence genome contains a region encoding:
- the LOC140955703 gene encoding uncharacterized protein produces the protein MTEFLELRNSHNTPSPILYHLPHPWLSSKTDCTHPTAFQCTYKPFLHNTIQIGSLLVSPVTTGIRANNPRISIMPPETRATDLKRIEDSLAAVSQDHSQKYDLLIDMFKGQSLKLDQTIENQGGQIHDIRNMMGTMAQQLEFTLQKISQALGSSSSSRERPHLHPDRVDVRNKEIKEDKAATYKVHKPKHFFPTFNGGDVHKWLFKCTQYFEIEEVADDEKLQIASYYLDGVALYWHQNFLKSLGDQKTSWEDYVEAICYRFGERQDPLEELRELRQSGDLEEHIQDFDILWNKAEVNEKQVLVIFLGVIEKLKKGLFEPKTLKHAYNLTRLQVNTLTHRKSPSYIRKVASIYINPVVSNPPNYPIQTTKNAVNSHTNLSKPQPAPWTANPNNSNYSNPSRPTKFIKNQEFEDRRLKEEEEGSQEEEVISREVTPHISLDALEGTVGLNTMKVNGKMDKTTMCILIDSGSTHNFLNTTIVNKLQFQLTPIKPMTVQAANGDKMGISFQADVFIIDLSNYEMFMELEEDSKSHTPQFQGITDAILQGLLESYQDVFQKPKGLPTVRDHDHKIPLKSGSEAVNLRPYRYSGLQKDSLERMVTDMLETGIIRTSNNPFASPVILVKKKDSKWRLCVDYRALNQLTIKDKYPMIEELLEELVGATIFSKIDLKSGYHQIRMVAGEEFKTAFQTHSGHYEFLVMPFGLTNAPATFQSLMNEIFKQHLCKFILVFFDDILVYSRTLRDHYVHLEVVLDLLRAHQLVARATKCFFYHTQVEYLGHIITDHGVTTDPLKIQAIIEWPIPQSLKQLRGFLGLTGYYHRFVKGYGSISKPLTLLLRKDAKGWNEEASKAFNQLKALMTSAPVLPLPDFSKTFLVETDASLTGQHLWVVKLLGYDYDIEYKQGRENVSADALLRIPSQELFALTTSTISTNLMEEVRSSYKTDPVIQTILKDLQRSAESHPHYIWVHDHLNRKGKVVVGNNKALRSQIITMFHNSAIGGHSGMTWAKWLPLAEWWYNTNYHSATKMTPYEVLYGFPPPIHIPYFSKDSAVASVDEYLTTKEVLKKHVGNRVVQQSLPIMGQEPALQPRAILDRRMTRQNNQAVTQVLIHWDGQPPAVATWEFNEELKLRFPQFNLEDKVGFKGKQLL, from the exons atgACTGAATTCCTGGAATTAAGGAACTCCCATAACACGCCTTCCCCCATCCTTTATCATCTTCCTCATCCATGGCTAAGCAGTAAAACTGACTGCACTCATCCCACAGCTTTTCAGTGCACATATAAACCTTTCTTGCACAACACTATACAAATTGGTTCATTACTTGTGTCACCCGTAAcaactggtatcagagctaaCAATCCACGGATCTCCATCATGCCTCCGGAGACTAGAGCAACAGATCTTAAACGCATTGAGGATTCCCTCGCAGCAGTGTCCCAAGATCATAGCCAGAAGTATGATTTGTTGATCGACATGTTTAAGGGGCAGTCACTGAAGTTAGATCAGACCATCGAGAATCAAGGTGGCCAGATTCATGACATCAGGAATATGATGGGCACCATGGCACAACAACTAGAGTTCACCTTGCAAAAGATTTCTCAAGCTCTAGGCAGCTCAAGCAGTAGCAGGGAAAGACCACATCTACATCCAGACAGAGTGGACGTGAGAAACAAGGAAATAAAGGAGGACAAAGCTGCCACTTACAAGGTACACAAACCCAAACATTTCTTTCCAACTTTCAATGGGGGGGATGTACACAAGTGGTTGTTCAAATGTACTCAATACTTCGAAATTGAAGAAGTGGCCGATGATGAAAAATTGCAAATAGCCTCTTATTACCTTGATGGGGTAGCCTTATACTGGCATCAAAACTTCCTCAAGAGTCTGGGAGATCAAAAAACATCTTGGGAAGACTATGTAGAAGCTATTTGTTATCGTTTTGGGGAGAGGCAGGATCCTTTGGAGGAGTTGAGGGAACTAAGGCAAAGTGGAGACCTAGAAGAACATATCcaagattttgatatattgtgGAATAAAGCTGAGGTTAATGAGAAACAAGTACTAGTAATATTCTTAGGGGtaatagagaaattaaaaaaaggtctGTTCGAGCCAAAAACCCTTAAACATGCATACAATCTAACCCGATTGCAAGTTAACACCCTTACTCATAGAAAATCTCCCAGCTACATCCGCAAAGTTGCTAGCATATACATTAATCCTGTTGTGAGTAACCCTCCTAATTATCCCATACAAACCACAAAGAACGCTGTGAACTCTCATACTAATCTGTCAAAACCACAACCAGCCCCATGGACAGCTAATCCAAACAATAGTAACTATTCAAACCCCAGCAGACCCACCAAATTCATCAAAAACCAAGAGTTTGAGGACAGAAGATTGAAGG aggaggaggaaggatcccaagaagaagaagtcatAAGCAGAGAGGTCACACCCCACATTTCTTTGGATGCTTTGGAAGGAACCGTGGGTTTGAATACAATGAAAGTCAATGGGAAAATGGACAAAACTACTATGTGCATTCTTATTGATTCGGGTAGcactcataattttttaaataccacCATCGTCAATAAGTTACAATTTCAGTTGACTCCCATCAAACCAATGACTGTTCAGGCTGCTAATGGTGATAAAATG GGTATAAGCTTCCAGGCGGATGTTTTCATCATCGACCTCAGCAATTATGAGATG TTCATGGAATTAGAAGAAGATTCCAAGTCTCACACACCACAGTTTCAAGGTATTACAGATGCAATCTTACAGGGTTTACTAGAATCCTACCAGGATGTGTTCCAAAAACCTAAGGGTCTGCCAACCGTGAGAGATCATGACCATAAAATTCCACTCAAGTCAGGAAGTGAAGCAGTGAATCTTAGACCTTATAGGTATTCTGGGCTACAAAAGGACAGTTTAGAGAGGATGGTGACAGACATGCTGGAGACTGGCATCATTCGGACTAGCAACAACCCTTTCGCATCTCCAGTTATTCTAGTGAAGAAAAAGGACTCTAAATGGAGATTGTGTGTGGACTATCGAGCCTTGAATCAACTCACAATCAAGGACAAATATCCCATGATTGAGGAATTGCTGGAGGAATTGGTAGGAGCTACTATTTTTTCAAAGATTGACCTGAAATCGGGTTACCATCAAATTCGTATGGTTGCAGGAGAAGAATTCAAGACTGCATTTCAGACCCACAGCGGGCATTATGAATTCTTGGTTATGCCCTTCGGTTTAACCAATGCTCCAGCTACGTTCCAGAGCCTCATGAATGAAATTTTCAAGCAACACTTGTGTAAGTTTATTTTAGTATTCTTTGATGACATCCTTGTCTACAGCCGGACCCTGAGAGACCATTATGTGCACCTGGAGGTAGTGCTGGATCTCTTAAGAGCTCATCAATTGGTGGCTAGAGCTACCAAATGTTTCTTCTATCATACACAGGTGGAATACTTGGGACACATCATTACTGACCATGGCGTAACGACAGACCCTCTAAAGATACAAGCCATTATAGAGTGGCCTATACCTCAAAGCTTGAAACAGCTAAGAGGTTTTTTAGGACTAACGGGTTATTATCACAGGTTTGTTAAAGGGTATGGAAGCATCAGTAAACCGTTAACCTTATTGCTCAGGAAGGATGCTAAGGGGTGGAATGAAGAGGCTTCTAAAGCATTCAACCAGTTGAAGGCCTTGATGACCAGTGCTCCTGTTTTGCCACTACCCGATTTTTCAAAGACATTTTTGGTAGAGACAGACGCTTCTTTGACAG GTCAACACCTATGGGTAGTCAAACTACTGGGTTATGACTACGACATCGAATACAAACAAGGACGAGAAAATGTGTCGGCTGACGCGTTATTGAGGATTCCCAGTCAAGAATTATTTGCTTTGACTACGTCCACTATCTCTACAAACTTGATGGAGGAGGTCAGAAGTTCTTATAAAACTGATCCAGTTATCCAAACTATTCTCAAGGACCTCCAACGTTCTGCAGAGTCTCATCCACACTACATCTGGGTTCATGATCATTTGAACAGAAAAGGAAAGGTGGTAGTGGGCAATAACAAGGCATTAAGAAGTCAGATTATCACCATGTTTCATAATTCAGCCATAGGTGGCCATTCAGGCATGACG TGGGCAAAGTGGCTGCCTTTAGCTGAGTGGTGGTATAATACCAACTACCATTCAGCCACCAAGATGACACCTTACGAAGTATTATATGGGTTCCCTCCTCCCATACACATTCCCTACTTCTCTAAGGATTCAGCGGTGGCTTCTGTGGATGAGTATCTAACAACTAAGGAAGTA CTCAAGAAGCATGTGGGTAATCGGGTAGTGCAACAATCTCTACCTATTATGGGTCAGGAACCAGCTTTGCAACCCCGGGCTATATTGGACAGGCGAATGACTCGACAAAACAATCAGGCGGTCACTCAAGTTCTAATTCATTGGGATGGGCAGCCTCCTGCAGTTGCAACTTGGGAGTTCAATGAAGAATTAAAGCTCAGATTTCCACAATTcaaccttgaggacaaggttGGTTTCAAAGGGAAGCAATTGTTATAA